From Arthrobacter woluwensis, the proteins below share one genomic window:
- a CDS encoding capsid assembly scaffolding protein Gp46 family protein encodes MGDTNNTAPAGESTEPLPQPEPKAFVPPATQEDLDRIVGQRLARERDKYADYEELKAKAEQFTKLEEANKTELQKATERAEQLAKENATLQATALRASVAAAKGVPENLLSGGTREEIEAAADALLAFRGTKQTAPVVPAQGKTPSKITDDPTRETARKLFGNN; translated from the coding sequence TTGGGCGACACGAACAACACCGCACCAGCGGGAGAATCCACCGAGCCCCTGCCCCAGCCCGAGCCGAAGGCATTCGTCCCGCCTGCCACGCAGGAGGACCTTGACCGGATCGTGGGCCAGCGTCTGGCTCGTGAACGCGACAAGTACGCGGACTACGAGGAACTGAAGGCCAAGGCTGAACAGTTCACGAAGCTCGAGGAAGCGAACAAGACCGAACTGCAGAAGGCTACCGAGCGGGCTGAACAGCTCGCCAAGGAGAACGCCACTCTTCAGGCGACCGCACTGCGCGCCTCTGTGGCAGCCGCTAAGGGCGTCCCGGAGAACCTTCTGAGCGGTGGAACCAGGGAAGAGATTGAAGCCGCCGCTGACGCGCTTCTGGCCTTCCGTGGGACCAAGCAGACCGCACCTGTCGTCCCCGCCCAGGGGAAGACCCCATCCAAGATCACCGACGACCCGACCCGGGAGACGGCTCGGAAGCTCTTCGGCAACAACTAA